The following is a genomic window from Labeo rohita strain BAU-BD-2019 chromosome 15, IGBB_LRoh.1.0, whole genome shotgun sequence.
agaCGAATACACGTCGAGAGGAAATCGAGtgttgtctctttaaatgagtTGTTTGCTGACCTCTGCTGGTTTTGATTTGAAAGTACAGTTTGAACTTTTGCATCCAGTGATTGTAAGacaatatcaaatatttaacatcaactaaataagaataatttagATCAGAAACCAAAATGAGCATGAAACGAATAAAGTATGAACACGTGCTATCTGTTGCAAATGCTAAAAACTTTAGTAAGAACAGCCTATAACCTGCCATTTTCCCCACACACATTATTATGGCCACgactattttttgttaattaaaataaactgtagaTATGTCTCATAGGTATAAATGTTCCACAAAGTCTTTCATACTTAAAGTGAATTTAATTCATCGTTTGATGGTTGCTAAGACGTCTCTTTGTTTCCTCAACAATGTCCCCACTGTGCTCTGTCCACATGCAGAGTCTTTGAATGAGAACTTGAAACTCTTGCTGCTTGGCAACCTTGTTGTATCCAGTACTCCATGCTGAGCtggcttcatttttttttatcaaacacAGCAATTTGAACTCTTTACTGTCTACTTTGTCATGGCTGAATGACAGCCACTCTGCTGTAAGAAAGGtaagtgatttaaaaaatctttcctttgaaTTGATTcctaattttgttgttgtattatgtcttattatttaaacaatatatgttatataattacatttctaTCACCTAATTCTAATCTTGCACATGTTTGCATATGCCTTTATATAGATTCTTCATTaagattaaatgtaatttatgagattcatatataatttatgatattCTATGCTTAAATGGTGTaataacaattttcactcaaaaattgctagttgatttcttaaatataaacaaagaaTCTTCaaataacacactgaattaaatttgaaattttgaagtagaaagactgaactgctattttcttgtaaaacatactccaataatgtTTGCCCTACTTGTGTATGGTTTGGTCTCAGATTATTGCTCTAGGCATAAAGATGTGGCTGATTCACGATGAATCTTTCTGATCCTTTGGAAACTCCCATGTCTGTTGACCTCAGAAAAAAACTGCTCTTTTCGGTGAGTCAAAAGTTGATCTCAAGCAGGAGTTGTGGACTCGTCCCACCACACCCAGTAGTTCCCATTGATCCATGGAAGATAAAAGCCCCTGACTTCACCCCAAAACTATACAAATCCTCGGGTTTGCCACGGATCAAGAGCAAAAACATTCACCTGGTTAAATCAAACAATAGTGTGGAAGAAAAATCTTTTGTTTTGGAAAAGATTAATGATGTCACTCCTTCAATATTGCCTGGACTTGAGCAAAAGGGACGTAAAGCACAACAATTTATCACGTTCTACAAACCACCAGACTCACTAGAGTCAAAACTAATATTTGTGAGAGCAGGGATGTATCCAGTTGGGCCGTATACAAATCCAAAACCTCATAACTTCAGACCTGTAAGTTTACCTCACATTATCTGCATTGCACTATATCAACACTAGATGACAGTCTTTAAAAGACTCCCTATTTGATTACAGTGTGCTGAGGGAATGCCAGATATGGTGACTTCTTTAGAAAAGGACCCTGGCTGCTTGATCTTAAAGTCTCAGTGCATAAAAGCAGGTAAAATGACTTTCATTAAGACATCATTTctgaaaacaaagacaaatgaGAATGGTTTTTCAACACTGACATTGGGTTGCATATGATTGCCCTTGTGTTCCCACTGTAATCAATCTTGTAGTGCTTATCTTATAGTCATAAAATCCTTTGTATGGAACAAAGGTCAGATACCTTGTTGCTTTGAAACCACTCAGCAACCTGGCATGTATTACTGATACAAgctttgcattttatttcaatgtcTCCACAGTCACTGACAGCCATCCTGACCTGAACTCTTCTCATAGAGACACAGCGAGCAAAATAGACACTTTCAAACCAGCAGAGCTTAAATGGGACCCGAGGCTCATACTACCAAAGACGCCATGGCCTCCAAAATCTGCGTCTTATACAGTGAGCACAAAGAAAACACTCCTATTTACactttgatcaaaatacagaaaaaacagtacagtaatattgtgaaatattatttcagtgtaaaatgacagttttctatgtgaatatattttaaaatgtaatttattcctgtgatgcatcattagtgtcacatgatctttcagaaatcattttaacgTGCTgacttattattaatgttaaaaacagttgtgctgcttaatattttgttggaacctgtgatacttttttcaggattttttaaataaataaaaagttacttttaagcatttatttaaaatagtaatcttttgcaacaatataaactacaatttaaaaatttgtggtcagaaaatatttattctttctttttttttgaaagaaattaatacttttattcaccaaggatgtgccaaattgataaaaagtaatatcaaagattctatttcaaaagatttctatttcaaataaatgttcttttgaactttttattcatcaaagaatcccgaAAAAGCTTCCAGAAAATATCAAGCTGTTTAtaacataaaaagtaataaattatcatattaaagtgatttctgaaagatcatgtgaccctgaagactggggtaatgatgctaaaattcagctttgcatcacaggaataaattataatttaaaataagtt
Proteins encoded in this region:
- the si:dkey-30e9.6 gene encoding uncharacterized protein si:dkey-30e9.6, with the translated sequence MNLSDPLETPMSVDLRKKLLFSVSQKLISSRSCGLVPPHPVVPIDPWKIKAPDFTPKLYKSSGLPRIKSKNIHLVKSNNSVEEKSFVLEKINDVTPSILPGLEQKGRKAQQFITFYKPPDSLESKLIFVRAGMYPVGPYTNPKPHNFRPCAEGMPDMVTSLEKDPGCLILKSQCIKAVTDSHPDLNSSHRDTASKIDTFKPAELKWDPRLILPKTPWPPKSASYTRHRRRRGVYSALMDRVEEKLTNSRRK